The nucleotide sequence GACACTGGATCCaggagacttcccatccactggctgtgatattcctgcattccacCTTATTGCATGAGCTGTGAgagactgaagaggaacttatagaccgCTACAGCACATAGGGGCGAACAGTGGCTGTATGGATTGATGTGTATAGGACCTCTGGGCCgcggtgttttcttgatatacgaaTACCCTTTGAGAGAACGGTCTCTCTTAGACACATTTGaggatccctggatttgtttctctagtctatccggaGAAACACCCCATCGGCACATGGATAAAATAAGACCCATCCCTCACGCcatgcaaaaatatttttttatgcaGCATTGGATCTCCATCGCCATCCAGCTTTCCCATTGCCGTTTGTTGAAGAGGGTGTCCCTGTGCCATTTTACGTGGGATAGTTTCCACTTAAAGTCTACCCACATGGCAGTCAAAGAGGACAGACACCTTTTCCACCTTTTGAGTTTACAATACCCTCCTTCGTAGCAGCCACGGTGATGGGTGTCCATGGGCACCCTTTGATAGAAGGGGGTGTGGAGGGCACTTTTCATCCTTTGTATGAAGACTTAGGTGCATGCTTTTGTTAGTCtgtgtacactagagaaacaaatccacagaaactcctgtgaaagagagagctttatataaaggtgacGTGCACATTAAGGGAACGtcgcaacccagtgctgcccaagcccagaggttcaacattagcccatatgtccgatcctgatccacagagtcctcctccatctcacggaACGCACGCCAtgttgccaactgcaggaggaaagccgagtcagtgaatgtgtaagcatctcaatggtggcaggggtctccacacggttgctccatcagccagggctgcatgagggtaggtccatgtgacttctcctcaggcatgtcttgcaggaagtgagccttgccagctgtagcagggaactggctaaggcagctgcaccctggtctgaccatcagaaagcaaaggtcatgagaatgaggaaggcgaggctccctgagccatttgtcGTTCCACCCTTCATTTCCCCCTacatgtgtttaccggccagggTACCACAGTAAGCTAACTATCTCAATGCTTGTGTTTATTCGACAGTTGATTGTGTCACTTATTCACTAACTTGCATTCAGTACAAAATCTTATGTGGTTACGGTTCATCATCATAAATGTTATTGGATATTAAGCTTGCTGACTTTGAGAATGCTTGCTATATATCTGTAAAGGACATTGTTGTACAGTTTCTCCTCATCGGGGTTTTCTAAGTTTCCAGTAATATCTATgggtagttttctttttttaagcaaaCGGTCTATGGAAAAGACTTTTAAGGACCTCCGGGAAGCTGGTGCCTATGTAGAATGAACTGCTTTGTGTCCCTGTTGTGAGAACCGAAATTCGAGTGCCAACCGAAAATCGAGAGGGATTCAAGAGGAGGAAGAAGCCAAGAAAGTCCACACAGACAACAACCCAAGAACTCCGTCTCGGTGTCTCAAGGAAGCAAACATAGtcgttcaggaagctgaaagaaccccGGCCAGAGAAGTTCCCACCAGGAGAATTTCCGGGCAGATTGTTGTCAGGATGACTCACATCAAGTCCAAGGGAAAAAATGGTAAGAAAAGCCAGAGAAACAAGATGAATTACATGCAAAGTGCCAGCAAGGAGAATGCCctcagatttctcagcagaaaccatgcaggccaGAAGACGACGGAGTGATTTGTACAGAGGATCGTGGGCAAAAAGGTCAACCTAGCATCCTGTAATTAGCAAAATGATGCATCCAAAAGGATGGAGAAACACAAAGAAAACTAAGGCAAGAAGAAAGACCGTTAAAAGTGATCAAGTGGCTTAGTATCCACTCAGAAAGCTACATACATGGCAGTCAAAGAGGACTGCCTTTGAAGGTGCAGCGGTGACAAGGATGGAAGTAGAAGGGATCAGAGAGGATGTGATGACcctctgccagaatgcctgctctGGCCCTGTGCAGCGAGAAGGACCAGAGAGGACAGAGGAGACTCACTATATCGGGCATGCTTGATGAGTGTGAGGCACTGAGCTGGGGCGGAGGGTGGTGTGAAGCTGCCCTTGGTCTCAGAGTCGGCCTTCCTGAAGTGTTCCTGAGCAGCGTGGCAGGTTTCCACCaccttttctgagactgtgttctGGATCCCGGGGTATAGAGGAACACAGCGTGCCTGAGTGTGGGGTGCCAGAGTTCACACCGATTGTCATTGTTTCCCAGCCCAGGGTGTGCACAGACAAGGCCAGAGGTAGTTGTGAGATTAGttgattttattggagctcagggTTGGCATGAGTGCCCTGAACAAAATTGACTTGGTGCCTGGGACACCCCGGCGGGAAGTTGCGTGAGCGCAGCCTCTGGAGCCCCGCATGTCCTTTGTCAGGGCACCTGAGTCAGGGACTGGGCCTGAGGCAGGGGCTGTGCTGCCCCCTGTGGTTGTCAAAGACAGGGGCAGGTGTCTGGCTGAAGCAGCAAGGGTGTCCCCTGATGAGATGTGGGGAAATCAGCAGCAGGCCCCCTGGCAGGATGAGGTGCCACAGCAGGCTGGGCGGGGACAGGCAGGGCAGCAGAGCAGggacatggaggaggaggaggcaggggcacAGCAGGCAGGTTTGCACACAGGTTGGCAGATGAGGGACATGCAGGAGGAGGGTTTGCAGCAGGAGGGCCCACACGGAGAGGGCTGGCAGCATGAGGAGGATGAGCAGGGGCCTGCCCCACAGCAGACGGGCACACAGCAGGCGGGCTTGCAGCAGACGGGCGTACAGCAGACGGGCGTACAGCAAACAGGCTTACAGCACACAGGTGTGCAGCACACAGGTGTGCAGCAGACAGGCTTACAGCAGAGGGGTGTGCAGCACAGAGGCTGGCAGCAGGAGGGCCCACAGCAGGAGGGCCCACAGCAGGCAGTGCAGCCCGATTGGCAGGGGCTGGACCCACAGCTCACGGGGCTGCAGATGAGGGTCAGGCAGGAGGCTGGAGCACAGCAGGTGGACTGGCAGCAGCTGGGGGCGCAGCAGGTGGACTGGCAGCAGCTGGGGACACAGCAGGAGGACTGGCAGCAGGAGGGCTCACAGCAGCTCTCAGGACAGTTGTCCACCTCGCAGGACGGGTCAGTGCAAGCGCTGGGCAGGCAGACCCGGCTGCCATAGCTTCTGGAGctggagcagatggacatggtCGACGCGGGTGGAGcacaggtgctggagcagcagggtcagccctggtggggtgggaggagaggctgAGGGAGTGAGGTGTGTGGTGTGAGGAGCTCTGGGCTGTGGGGTTTTATATCCCGCTCTGGCTTGTGTTGATCCTCAGGAGGCTGAGCAAGCCTTCCCTTTCCTTGTTGTTGTTTAGCCTCCGGAGCTGGAGAACCTCATTCATGCAGTTCCTTTTCTGCAATTAGTTTTTCACTCAGGACACTGGTGAGCATGTCTCAGAAGTCTGCTTTTCCCCGTGTCCCTTGTGTTTGGCCCCAGAAAAGTTGTGAGGCAATATTTGTCCCGTGTGAGCTTAGGCTGCGTTTTTGAGGGGAACACGTTTCTTAAGTGATGTAATCTAGTTCTATCCGTCCTGCATTGAGTGCTTTCATTGTGTCCTCCCAATTTCTTTGAGGCAATTAAAACATACATAGCTTATGGAATACAACTCGTTCAGATCATTCGATCTTAGAAGAGAAAGCCAATCGTCTCCCCCCTTCAGATCAATGCCGTTTCTTTCAGGAGGATGTGCAGAGATTCCAAACCCGGTTTGCTCTCCCTTGTCTCTTGTGTTTTCTTCTGGTTTGCAGCACACGCTCAGGTGCCGGCTTTCTCACGCCTGAAGCCAGGCTCTGGAATCCCCTTTTCGTCTTGCCACACTAAGAGATC is from Tenrec ecaudatus isolate mTenEca1 chromosome 2, mTenEca1.hap1, whole genome shotgun sequence and encodes:
- the LOC142439683 gene encoding uncharacterized protein LOC142439683; this translates as MSICSSSRSYGSRVCLPSACTDPSCEVDNCPESCCEPSCCQSSCCVPSCCQSTCCAPSCCQSTCCAPASCLTLICSPVSCGSSPCQSGCTACCGPSCCGPSCCQPLCCTPLCCKPVCCTPVCCTPVCCKPVCCTPVCCTPVCCKPACCVPVCCGAGPCSSSSCCQPSPCGPSCCKPSSCMSLICQPVCKPACCAPASSSSMSLLCCPACPRPACCGTSSCQGACC